CTGCCAGTGGCTGATTTTTTGCTGTTGACGGAACGAACATAGCATCAATCCAGATGTTGCTTCCTTCCTTTGGAATTACAAAGTCAAGATTTTCATTTTCAGCCATTGCAGAAACAGCTTCTCCGGACCATACCAAAGCCATATCAGCTTCTTCATTTATCATAATATCAGGGGCACCGTCTGTTATGTATGTCATAACAAGCGGCCTTTGCTTCAGTAATAATTCTTTGGCTTCATCCAGCTCTTTTTCGTCCACAGTATTCAGAGAATATCCCAGTAGCTTCAATGCTGCTGCAAAGGCGTCTCTTTGAGAATCCATCATTATGATTCGGTGCTCGTGGCTTTCGTCCCAAAGCATTGCCCAGCTGTCGGAAGAGGCATCTACGGTATTTTTGTTGTATAGTATGCCAAGGGTACCCCAGAAGTATGGGACTGCATATTCGTTGCTTGGATCGTAGGGCTGGTTTTTAAATGCTTCGTTTATATATTTTGAATTGGGGATATTATCAAAATTCAGCTTATTAACCATTCCTTCGTTAATCATTCGCTCAATCATATATTCGCTTGAAATTATAAGGTCATAGTTTGATGCTCCTGCTTTTGCTTTTATATACATTTCTTCGGGAGTTGAATATGTGTCGTATGCAACTTTTACGTTGTTAGCTTTTTCGAATTCAGTCAGCAGGTTTTTGTCAATATAGATGTCATAGTTCAGTACATTCAATGTTTCTTTTTTCTCGGAACTGCATCCTGCGGCAATCAATACCAAGCACAGCACCGAAGCAATTAGAAGTAATCTTTTTTTCATTTAGCTCTTATACCTCGCTTTTTGTAGTTTTTTGGATTTTTCTACTCCGTTGGACTTTTTGTTTATTAATATCATCAGCAGTAATACAACTGCCAGCATTATTGTGGACAATGCATTAATTGTTGGGCGGACGCCTCTTCTTGCCATAGAGTAAATTACTATGGAAAGATTAGTAACGCCTTCTCCTTTTGTAAAGTAGCTTATTATAAAATCATCTATGGACAGTGTGAATGCCATCAAAAACCCTGCTACAATTCCAGGTTTTATTTCAGGAATTATAACCTTTCTGAGAGCGTACATGGGGGTTGCTCCCAAATCCATTGCTGCTTCTGTCATGTGCACATCCAATTGCCTGAGCTTAGGAAGTATTGACAGAATTACGTATGGGGTGCTGAATACTATATGTGAAATCAACATGGTATTAAAGCCGAAATTTATGTTAAATGATATATACAGTATCATCAGCGATATACCTGTTACTATGTCCGGGTTCACAACGGGAAGATAGTTAACGTTCAGAAGCAATGATTTAAGCTTTCCGTTTATGGCGTTAATTCCGATTGCTGCTATTGCACCCAGAATTGTAGATATGACAGCTGAAATTATCGCTATTGTTATCGTGTAATAAAACGCTGATCGTATATCCTTGTCATAAAACAGTTCAACGTACCATTTTAGTGAAAATCCTGTCCAGTTTCCTCTTGATTTAGATTCATTAAATGAAAAGACGGCAAGCACTATAATAGGTGCGTAAAGGAACAAAAATATCAGTCCCATATAGATTTTTGACAAATATTTTTTTACCAAAGTCTTGCTCCCCCTTCCTTATCAACATCAAATCTGTTCATTATTGACATGGAAATAAGTATTATCAACATCATTACAATTGATATGGCGGAGCCAAAATTCCAGTCACCGTTCAGTATGAACAGTTTTTCTATAAGATTTCCAATCATCATGTTTTTGTTGCCTCCAAGCAGCTGCGGTATAATAAAGGTGCTTACGGCAGGCATGAATACCATTACGATTCCCGAAATCACTCCCGGCATGCTCAATGGAAATATAACTTTTCTGAATTTTATATACTTGTTTGCTCCCAGGTCATCTGCTGCTTCCAGTATCCCGGAATCCATTTTGCTCAGCGCCGTGTATACGGGAAGTATCATAAATGGAAGAAAATTGTAAACCATGCCCATTACGGTTGCACCTCTTGTGTAAAGCATGTTTACCCTAGGTAGGCCTATGAGTTCAAAAAAATTATTGAGAATTCCGTTATTTCCAAGTATGGTCATCCACGCATAGGTTCTTAAAAGCATGTTCATCCACATTGGAAGTATGCAGAGAAACAATAGGGTGCTTCTCTTGGACAAATCAGCTCTTGAAATTATATATGCGGCTGGATATCCCAACAACAGACATATGACTGTAGAAACTGCGGCCAGAAAAATTGAGTCCCACAATATATTTATATACAGGGGGTCAAAAAATTTCCTGAAATTCTCTGCTGTAAACTGTATGGTTGTAAGACCGTTTGACTGCTTGGTTGTAATGCTGTATAACAGAACCAAAAAGCTAGGGAACACTATAAATATTATCATCCAAAGCTGGTAAGGGTATGAAAAGTACTTTGTCCTATTTTTCATATCAGTCTCCCTTTTCCATTATGTGAATATCGTCTGGCGTAAGGGTCAGCCCAACTGTGGAACCTGCCGGAGCCATATCTGTGGAGTGAACCAGAAATTCGTAACCTTGAACCATAATGCGCATTTCATAGTGGACACCTTTGAATGTGACTGAGTTGACGGTACCGTTAAGTTTGCCTTTGTCTTCGAGAGTAAGGTCTAAATCTTCGGGACGGATTACAACGTCAACTTCTTCACCTCTGCCGAAACCTGAATCGAGGCAATCAAATTTTTTGCCTAAAAACTCCACAAGATAATCGTCATGCATGACTCCGCTAATTATGTTGCTTTCTCCTATGAAGGCTGCCACAAATGCATTCTCCGGTTCGTTATAGATGTCTATGGGAGATCCCATCTGTTGTATTATGCCATCATTCATAACAACTATGGTATCTGACATTGTCAGCGCTTCCTCCTGATCATGCGTTACATAAATAAAGGTTATTCCTATTTGTTTCTGCATAGCCTTTAGTTCGTGCTGCATTTCCTTTCTTAGCTTTAAATCAAGAGCACCGAGAGGCTCATCAAGAAGAAGAACCTTAGGTTCGTTAACCAGAGCTCTGGCAATTGCAATACGCTGTTGCTGGCCTCCGCTCAGCTGATCGATTCTTCTTTTGCCGTAATTCTTCAGATTAAATAACCCCAGCATTTTTTCCACTTTGCTGTTTATAAGTCTTTCATCCATTTTCTTTATTCTAAGGCCGAAAGCTATATTTTCAAAAACATTCAGATGAGGAAATAAGGCGTATTTCTGAAATACGGTGTTCAGCTGCCTCTTAAAGGGAGGAACGTCGTTAATCAGATGGCCGTCAAAAAATACATCACCTTCATCAGGTGTTTCAAAACCTCCTATAATTCTCAGAGTTGTGGTTTTCCCGCAGCCGCTGGGACCCAATAAGGTTACAAATTCATTTTTCTTAACGGATAGGTTAATATCATCAAGAACTATCTCACCATCATATTTTTTAGTAATATTATTCAATTCGATAATAGCGTTGTCCATATTTTTCTCCTGATTTAAAAATTAGGCGGAGTGCAAACCCATATTATTCGCGCCGGGTTTTTACTCGTGTTTTCTATAAAATGTGTCTTGTTTGTCTTTATATAAAAT
Above is a window of Sedimentibacter sp. MB35-C1 DNA encoding:
- a CDS encoding PotD/PotF family extracellular solute-binding protein translates to MKKRLLLIASVLCLVLIAAGCSSEKKETLNVLNYDIYIDKNLLTEFEKANNVKVAYDTYSTPEEMYIKAKAGASNYDLIISSEYMIERMINEGMVNKLNFDNIPNSKYINEAFKNQPYDPSNEYAVPYFWGTLGILYNKNTVDASSDSWAMLWDESHEHRIIMMDSQRDAFAAALKLLGYSLNTVDEKELDEAKELLLKQRPLVMTYITDGAPDIMINEEADMALVWSGEAVSAMAENENLDFVIPKEGSNIWIDAMFVPSTAKNQPLAEKFIDFLCSTDATLKNIDEVWYSTVHTEAIKQVDQELLDNPAFNIPQEDIEKMEMFRDPQDFIELYTERWTELMAE
- a CDS encoding ABC transporter permease, coding for MVKKYLSKIYMGLIFLFLYAPIIVLAVFSFNESKSRGNWTGFSLKWYVELFYDKDIRSAFYYTITIAIISAVISTILGAIAAIGINAINGKLKSLLLNVNYLPVVNPDIVTGISLMILYISFNINFGFNTMLISHIVFSTPYVILSILPKLRQLDVHMTEAAMDLGATPMYALRKVIIPEIKPGIVAGFLMAFTLSIDDFIISYFTKGEGVTNLSIVIYSMARRGVRPTINALSTIMLAVVLLLMILINKKSNGVEKSKKLQKARYKS
- a CDS encoding ABC transporter permease — protein: MKNRTKYFSYPYQLWMIIFIVFPSFLVLLYSITTKQSNGLTTIQFTAENFRKFFDPLYINILWDSIFLAAVSTVICLLLGYPAAYIISRADLSKRSTLLFLCILPMWMNMLLRTYAWMTILGNNGILNNFFELIGLPRVNMLYTRGATVMGMVYNFLPFMILPVYTALSKMDSGILEAADDLGANKYIKFRKVIFPLSMPGVISGIVMVFMPAVSTFIIPQLLGGNKNMMIGNLIEKLFILNGDWNFGSAISIVMMLIILISMSIMNRFDVDKEGGARLW
- the potA gene encoding spermidine/putrescine ABC transporter ATP-binding protein, producing MDNAIIELNNITKKYDGEIVLDDINLSVKKNEFVTLLGPSGCGKTTTLRIIGGFETPDEGDVFFDGHLINDVPPFKRQLNTVFQKYALFPHLNVFENIAFGLRIKKMDERLINSKVEKMLGLFNLKNYGKRRIDQLSGGQQQRIAIARALVNEPKVLLLDEPLGALDLKLRKEMQHELKAMQKQIGITFIYVTHDQEEALTMSDTIVVMNDGIIQQMGSPIDIYNEPENAFVAAFIGESNIISGVMHDDYLVEFLGKKFDCLDSGFGRGEEVDVVIRPEDLDLTLEDKGKLNGTVNSVTFKGVHYEMRIMVQGYEFLVHSTDMAPAGSTVGLTLTPDDIHIMEKGD